The following proteins are co-located in the Candidatus Paracaedibacter acanthamoebae genome:
- a CDS encoding recombinase family protein yields the protein MLVGYARVSTQDQNLFLQLDALKEVGCHKIFTEKASGAQRERPELTAALNYMRPGDTLVVWKLDRLARSLKQLIETVEKLESQEIGFQSLTEAINTTTSGGRLIFHIFASLAEFERSIIKERTIAGLSAAKRLGRVGGRPPSLKAEDLIAAKALLKDDNITVEEVAKRLSVAPSTLYRHLPGGRSSITPVVKCHN from the coding sequence ATGCTAGTTGGTTATGCGCGGGTCTCGACCCAAGATCAAAATCTATTTTTACAGCTTGACGCTTTAAAGGAAGTGGGGTGTCATAAGATCTTTACAGAGAAAGCATCAGGCGCTCAAAGAGAACGACCTGAACTAACCGCTGCTCTCAATTATATGCGTCCAGGTGACACACTCGTCGTGTGGAAGCTTGACCGTTTAGCTCGTTCGTTAAAGCAACTTATCGAAACTGTCGAAAAGCTCGAAAGCCAAGAGATAGGGTTTCAATCGCTCACCGAAGCGATCAATACCACTACCTCAGGCGGGCGGTTAATTTTTCATATCTTTGCGTCATTGGCTGAGTTTGAACGCTCCATTATTAAAGAGAGAACCATAGCCGGGTTATCAGCTGCTAAAAGATTAGGGAGAGTAGGGGGTCGGCCACCTTCTCTAAAAGCTGAAGATCTCATTGCCGCTAAAGCTTTACTGAAAGATGACAATATCACGGTTGAAGAAGTGGCTAAAAGGTTATCTGTTGCACCTTCGACTCTGTATCGACATTTGCCTGGAGGGCGAAGTTCTATTACTCCGGTGGTCAAATGTCATAATTAA
- a CDS encoding PIN domain-containing protein, whose product MSKVILDASTLLALIKNEPGASTVESLLGQIVMSSLSLAEAATTLLQSDMTLQECEECLLPLVSQLIPFDISHALHTANLTKQLKDKGLSLEARACLTLGVKMNLPLYTTHQRLAGLGLTDVKVKLIQ is encoded by the coding sequence ATGAGTAAAGTTATTCTAGATGCTTCTACCCTCCTAGCTCTTATTAAGAATGAACCAGGCGCCTCTACCGTAGAAAGCCTGCTCGGTCAGATTGTTATGTCGAGTCTTAGTTTGGCAGAAGCAGCGACCACCCTCCTCCAATCTGACATGACCTTACAAGAGTGTGAAGAATGCTTGTTGCCCTTAGTTTCTCAGCTTATCCCCTTTGACATTTCTCATGCTTTACACACAGCTAATTTAACTAAACAGCTCAAAGATAAAGGTCTATCCTTAGAGGCTCGAGCGTGTCTTACTTTGGGGGTAAAGATGAACCTTCCACTTTACACAACTCATCAGAGGTTGGCTGGATTAGGATTAACTGATGTTAAGGTTAAGCTTATTCAATAA
- a CDS encoding AbrB/MazE/SpoVT family DNA-binding domain-containing protein, which yields MSIRTKISAGGKVSIPSIYRKQLELKEGDEVLIDIQEGQLVISSLRTSLLKARNLISKYHPQAGSLGEKLTSTQKEENNE from the coding sequence ATGTCTATCAGAACAAAAATATCGGCAGGAGGGAAAGTCTCTATTCCTTCTATTTATAGAAAACAATTAGAGTTGAAAGAAGGAGACGAAGTTTTAATCGATATCCAAGAAGGACAACTTGTCATCTCTTCTTTAAGGACATCTTTATTAAAAGCAAGAAATTTAATTAGTAAGTACCATCCACAAGCTGGAAGCTTAGGGGAGAAATTAACCTCTACCCAGAAAGAAGAAAACAATGAGTAA